Genomic segment of Candidatus Rokuibacteriota bacterium:
CCGGACCGAGGACGATCCCATGACCGAACCGCGAGTGCTGGTGGTGGACGACGAGAAGAGCATGCGTGAGCTCCTCGCCATCACCCTGGAGCGGCAGGGCTACGAGGTCAGCGTCGCCGAGGACGGTGAGGTCGCCATCCAGGCCGTGCGGCGCGATGGGTTCGACGTCATCATCACCGACCTGCGCATGCCCAACGCCGATGGACTCCAGGTCCTCCGGGCCGCGAAGGAGCACACCCCCGAGACCGTCGTGATCGTGATCACGGCCGTCGGCTCCACGGAGACCGCCGTCGAGGCCATGAAGCTCGGAGCCTACGACTACATCACGAAGCCGTTCAAGCTCGACGAGATCCACGTGATCATCCGGCGGGCGCTGGAGCGCAAGCGCCTCCGCGACGAGAACCTCTACCTCCGCAAGCAGCTCGAGACCCAGCACCGCTTCGACAACATCGTCGGCAAGAGCGCCCGCATGGCGGAGATCTTCGACACCATCCGCAAGATCGCCGACAGCCCCTCGACCGTCATGGTGTCGGGCGAGAGCGGCACGGGCAAGGAGCTGGTGGCGCGGGCCATCCACTTCAACAGCCAGCGCCGCAGCAAGCCGTTCGTCTCCGTGAACTGCGGCGCGATCCCCGAGGCCCTCATGGAGTCGGAGCTGTTTGGTCACGTCAAGGGGGCCTTCACCGGCGCCGTCGCCAACAAGGTGGGGCTCTTCTCCGCGGCCGAGGCCGGCACGCTCTTCCTGGACGAGATCACCGAGATCCCGACCCTGCTGCAGGTGAAGCTCCTGCGGGCGATCCAGGAGCGCGAGGTCCGGCGCGTCGGGGATACCCGAGACCTCAGGGTGGACGTGCGCCTCATCGCCGCCTCGAACCGCGAGCTGGAGCAGGCCGTGAGCGAGGGCGTGCTCCGGGAGGACCTCTTCTACCGGCTGAACGTCATCCCGATCCACCTCCCGCCGCTGCGCGAGCGGCGCGAGGACATCGCGCTTCTGGTCGCTCACTTCCTCCAGAAGTTCGGGCGCCAGCTGAACAAGGACGTCCGCGGCGTGACGCCCGAGGCCCTGGCCATCCTGGAGC
This window contains:
- a CDS encoding sigma-54-dependent Fis family transcriptional regulator — protein: MTEPRVLVVDDEKSMRELLAITLERQGYEVSVAEDGEVAIQAVRRDGFDVIITDLRMPNADGLQVLRAAKEHTPETVVIVITAVGSTETAVEAMKLGAYDYITKPFKLDEIHVIIRRALERKRLRDENLYLRKQLETQHRFDNIVGKSARMAEIFDTIRKIADSPSTVMVSGESGTGKELVARAIHFNSQRRSKPFVSVNCGAIPEALMESELFGHVKGAFTGAVANKVGLFSAAEAGTLFLDEITEIPTLLQVKLLRAIQEREVRRVGDTRDLRVDVRLIAASNRELEQAVSEGVLREDLFYRLNVIPIHLPPLRERREDIALLVAHFLQKFGRQLNKDVRGVTPEALAILERYHWPGNIRELENVLERAIVLGGGEVLGADALPESVRRERPMKALEVDLPEDGMDLEATLDALEGRYLQRALDRSGGVQTKAAELLRMTFRQFRYKLQKHNMARRGTAVEE